In one window of Lewinella sp. 4G2 DNA:
- a CDS encoding DUF1015 family protein: MPVTRNGVAAVPAEALMATKQPSFGHLLVRSTAVGAGHQVSGKMLCGLVPAAAFLDGRIKPHENTLTARLNRQKELVTAERGALGKPILLTAADLTSAWAAVDQQEMTSDQLVRFSGHNDYTLINLTAREEQGLCPISLDGLGTLVIADGHHRAETHALLSAEGHAYCDYVPVCIADVRDLTIGCFRRQLPAYVGTIDDLLKSLRPYFRIHQLAYPVAPELQGNWLMSYQGKYFELSRDKVDARYTTQLGWLTGEVLANVFGILDPKNDDRLVNLEVDTLPSGLLDIDGDRALSFTGSSVSPQAFFSEVAAGRVFPPKSTRFLPRVPSGLLVWPGWRG; the protein is encoded by the coding sequence TTGCCCGTTACTCGCAATGGCGTGGCGGCAGTACCGGCGGAAGCACTAATGGCGACCAAGCAACCGAGCTTTGGGCATTTACTCGTACGATCAACCGCAGTGGGAGCTGGTCACCAAGTGAGTGGCAAGATGCTTTGTGGCCTCGTTCCCGCCGCCGCATTCCTCGACGGGCGCATCAAACCCCACGAGAATACGCTGACCGCGCGCCTGAACCGCCAGAAGGAATTGGTCACCGCGGAGCGTGGTGCCCTCGGTAAACCCATCTTGCTTACCGCTGCTGACCTGACCTCGGCCTGGGCGGCAGTCGATCAGCAGGAGATGACCTCGGACCAACTAGTAAGGTTCTCGGGGCACAACGACTACACGTTGATTAATCTCACCGCTAGGGAAGAACAAGGGCTATGTCCTATTTCCCTGGACGGTCTGGGCACCCTCGTCATCGCCGATGGTCACCACCGGGCCGAGACCCACGCCCTATTAAGTGCGGAGGGACACGCTTACTGCGATTACGTACCCGTTTGTATTGCCGACGTTCGGGACCTCACCATCGGCTGCTTCCGCCGCCAGTTGCCGGCCTACGTCGGGACGATCGATGACTTACTCAAATCGCTCCGGCCCTACTTCCGCATTCACCAGCTTGCGTATCCCGTCGCACCCGAATTGCAGGGTAACTGGCTCATGAGCTACCAAGGGAAATACTTCGAACTATCCCGCGATAAAGTGGACGCCAGATACACCACCCAACTGGGCTGGCTGACGGGAGAAGTGCTGGCCAATGTATTCGGCATCCTCGACCCCAAGAATGATGACCGCCTGGTCAATCTCGAAGTAGATACGCTGCCCTCCGGTCTGCTGGACATTGACGGTGACCGCGCGCTCTCCTTTACGGGGAGTTCCGTCAGCCCCCAGGCTTTTTTTAGTGAGGTGGCGGCGGGAAGGGTGTTTCCGCCAAAGTCCACCCGTTTTCTACCGCGAGTGCCTAGCGGCCTGCTGGTGTGGCCGGGTTGGCGGGGGTAG
- a CDS encoding sterol desaturase family protein — translation MQTIIDYFTTIPSSHRTLLLVGGITLFWIMESAVPLFSHEYRKWKHAGINFFFTLTTILVNFFLAFILVAASDWVVAEQFGLLQWVSLPVIVEVVAGLMLLDLIGAYAAHWTEHRVPVLWRFHLVHHTDQHVDTTSANRHHPGESVIRFAFTTLAILIVGAPIWLVFIYQSMSALLSQFNHANITVPAWINKAISWLIVTPDMHRVHHHYQLPLTDSNYGNIFSFWDRLFGTYQQVDNNELVYGVDTHMDVADHQSIGRMLRIPFDGKRSPTTPANPATPAGR, via the coding sequence ATGCAAACGATCATCGACTACTTCACGACCATCCCCAGTAGCCACCGGACGCTACTCCTGGTCGGAGGCATCACCCTCTTCTGGATTATGGAGTCAGCCGTGCCGCTGTTCAGCCACGAATACCGCAAATGGAAACACGCGGGCATCAACTTCTTCTTTACGCTGACGACCATCCTCGTTAATTTTTTTCTGGCCTTTATTCTCGTTGCGGCCAGCGATTGGGTCGTTGCGGAGCAATTTGGACTACTGCAGTGGGTCAGCTTACCCGTAATCGTCGAAGTTGTTGCCGGCCTGATGCTACTTGACCTCATCGGTGCTTACGCTGCGCACTGGACGGAGCATCGTGTTCCCGTCCTGTGGCGATTTCATCTCGTCCACCATACGGATCAGCACGTGGACACGACTTCGGCTAATCGCCACCACCCGGGAGAAAGCGTGATTCGGTTTGCGTTCACGACCCTCGCCATTCTGATCGTCGGTGCACCCATCTGGTTGGTCTTTATTTACCAGAGTATGAGCGCACTGCTGAGCCAGTTCAACCACGCCAACATTACCGTGCCGGCTTGGATCAACAAAGCGATCTCCTGGTTGATCGTGACGCCGGATATGCACCGCGTCCACCACCACTACCAATTACCCCTGACGGACAGCAACTACGGCAACATCTTCAGTTTTTGGGATCGGCTCTTCGGCACCTACCAGCAAGTGGACAATAACGAATTGGTTTACGGAGTAGACACCCACATGGACGTGGCGGACCACCAATCCATCGGCCGCATGCTCCGGATTCCCTTCGACGGGAAGCGGTCTCCCACTACCCCCGCCAACCCGGCCACACCAGCAGGCCGCTAG
- a CDS encoding GDSL-type esterase/lipase family protein yields MRYLQLLLISLLSLCLNAQTVTKTVYVDFGPDDGTNGNATSMNAATGEVWNSVINPTQPMANGILSSSGADCAWNIFPASAFSTNGINHGGLLAPSADLLGEFAIPTVTQDYFFTRDSAKITINNLDGTKEHRFTFFGTRNNTQTRQTSYSIDGQAGQSVTLTTSGGGVGANGYNGNNNTTVSLTVPAGQTELTLTVKRTAGDFAYLGGLKVEELEGDPFVPVTSITITGDDISENGGSIQLRATIEPADATFQTVTWSVEDPFKATIDENGVLTAIENGIIVVYAVSTQPGTRVSAQIELQISNQTARSFYLDCGTDAAPSPAPDENGIHWNNSTQPFGSAAPIPMIDGSGMASDVVLTIGKAMSARAADAGGLLDPDQTTIGPLGLAEATQDFFFTSNSGILTFSGLDPDRGYRFHLFGSRARDVAQTTQYDASGLNGSSVDLQTSGPGLGANGFNGNTSNIAITELVKPDETGTINLRVVDALGGAGYINALRMLEYDNFDICPQRDEVGITVIGSSVARGQGAPMDMGYAFRLNNLLRDRFDDDASPNDYTFENVSIGGQNTVNVLDRFGSDVVDNCGRYVVIGLSLANEGIRNGGQRIYDQFQDNMTTLINRSRAAGLTPIIVSNYPRGDYDAEDYQFIKDINQWIYTRDVPSVNVLGPVDNGAGRWISNLQDDIGHPNDLGHRAFFKAFVPSMFDALDRGKTPPVYVPSPGVEVARTELDYRVEDDLESWTLSFDYRATEGPTNFTFVPDTDAGPLGELNITGEGITVKPSFSNGLTAMIDVQDGQNHTITVTYQTWLTQLRLYVDGELAGEVSEDDFVVQSFSVAGTSGDFTDATIKDLLFYRAPLNPEEVLLLHQDTLLNGSLELYSPLNDPASEMNLKFTNLALSTGAAGGQYLVDTKNPIVTAAGIGLVVSPNPTTNLVSVELADGLELISASLLSMGGQELQRTTDTLFEVHDLPAGTYLVRVVTDRGEATASFIKR; encoded by the coding sequence ATGCGCTACCTCCAACTACTCCTGATTTCGCTATTGTCCCTTTGCCTCAACGCACAAACCGTCACCAAGACGGTCTACGTCGACTTTGGACCGGACGATGGCACAAACGGTAATGCCACCAGTATGAATGCCGCAACCGGTGAGGTCTGGAACAGCGTCATCAATCCCACCCAGCCGATGGCGAATGGCATCCTTTCTTCTTCCGGAGCGGATTGTGCATGGAACATCTTCCCTGCATCCGCCTTCTCCACGAATGGAATCAACCACGGTGGCCTGCTTGCTCCCTCGGCGGACCTGCTCGGGGAGTTTGCTATTCCTACCGTCACCCAGGACTACTTCTTCACGCGGGATAGTGCCAAGATCACCATCAATAATCTGGATGGTACAAAGGAGCATCGTTTCACCTTCTTTGGTACCCGCAATAACACCCAGACTCGACAGACCTCCTACAGCATAGATGGGCAAGCGGGCCAGTCCGTCACCCTGACTACGTCCGGAGGTGGTGTGGGTGCGAATGGCTACAACGGCAACAACAATACTACCGTCAGCCTTACCGTACCAGCCGGACAGACAGAGCTCACCCTTACCGTGAAGCGGACCGCGGGTGATTTCGCCTACCTGGGTGGCTTAAAGGTGGAAGAGCTGGAGGGCGACCCGTTTGTCCCAGTCACCAGCATCACTATTACAGGTGACGACATCAGTGAAAACGGCGGTTCAATCCAGTTACGTGCGACTATTGAGCCTGCGGACGCCACCTTCCAAACCGTTACCTGGTCCGTTGAAGATCCCTTTAAGGCTACCATTGATGAGAATGGAGTGCTCACCGCGATAGAGAATGGTATTATTGTGGTGTATGCCGTCTCCACTCAACCCGGTACCCGCGTCAGCGCCCAAATTGAATTGCAGATCAGCAACCAGACCGCACGAAGTTTTTACCTGGATTGTGGGACCGATGCCGCGCCTTCCCCCGCCCCGGACGAAAATGGCATTCACTGGAATAACAGCACCCAACCCTTTGGTAGCGCTGCCCCCATTCCGATGATTGACGGTAGCGGCATGGCGTCCGACGTGGTGCTGACCATCGGCAAGGCAATGTCCGCCCGCGCCGCTGATGCCGGTGGCTTACTGGATCCGGACCAAACCACCATCGGACCGCTTGGTCTGGCAGAAGCGACTCAGGATTTTTTCTTCACCTCCAACTCCGGCATCCTGACCTTCAGCGGTCTGGACCCCGACCGCGGCTACCGCTTTCACCTGTTTGGTAGCAGAGCGCGGGACGTAGCCCAAACCACCCAGTACGACGCCTCGGGCCTTAACGGCAGCAGCGTAGACCTGCAAACGAGTGGACCGGGCTTAGGGGCGAATGGATTTAATGGGAATACCAGCAACATCGCGATCACCGAACTGGTAAAGCCGGACGAGACCGGCACGATTAACCTGCGCGTCGTCGATGCGCTCGGCGGCGCGGGCTACATCAACGCCCTCCGGATGCTCGAATACGACAACTTCGACATCTGCCCGCAACGCGACGAGGTCGGTATAACCGTGATCGGTTCCTCCGTAGCACGCGGCCAGGGTGCGCCGATGGACATGGGCTACGCTTTCCGACTGAACAACCTCCTTCGGGATCGCTTTGACGACGACGCTAGTCCAAATGATTACACCTTTGAGAATGTAAGCATCGGCGGACAGAACACGGTCAATGTACTAGACCGGTTTGGATCCGATGTAGTAGATAACTGTGGTCGCTACGTCGTCATTGGCCTCAGTCTGGCGAACGAAGGTATCCGCAACGGCGGCCAGCGGATCTACGATCAGTTCCAGGATAATATGACGACGCTGATCAATCGCTCCCGGGCGGCGGGGCTGACGCCCATTATCGTCAGTAACTACCCGCGGGGTGATTACGATGCGGAGGACTACCAATTCATCAAGGACATCAACCAGTGGATCTACACGCGGGACGTACCCAGCGTGAATGTGCTCGGCCCGGTGGACAATGGAGCTGGCCGCTGGATCTCTAATTTGCAGGACGACATCGGCCACCCTAATGATCTTGGTCACCGGGCCTTCTTCAAAGCCTTCGTCCCAAGCATGTTTGACGCATTGGACCGCGGCAAAACCCCTCCAGTTTACGTGCCTTCTCCAGGCGTAGAGGTTGCCAGGACTGAACTGGACTATCGCGTCGAAGACGATCTCGAATCATGGACGTTATCCTTCGATTACCGGGCAACGGAGGGGCCGACCAATTTTACGTTCGTGCCGGATACCGACGCCGGCCCGCTTGGAGAACTCAACATCACCGGAGAAGGCATCACCGTAAAGCCATCCTTCAGCAATGGCCTTACAGCAATGATAGACGTGCAGGATGGGCAGAACCACACAATCACCGTTACCTACCAAACTTGGTTGACGCAGTTACGATTGTACGTTGATGGCGAGCTAGCGGGTGAAGTTTCTGAAGATGACTTCGTCGTACAGAGTTTCTCGGTGGCGGGTACTAGCGGAGATTTTACGGATGCCACCATCAAAGATTTACTCTTCTACCGGGCTCCACTGAATCCGGAAGAAGTACTGCTTCTGCACCAGGATACTCTACTAAATGGCAGCCTTGAGCTGTATTCTCCTTTAAATGATCCAGCTAGTGAAATGAACCTCAAGTTCACCAACCTGGCGCTCAGTACTGGTGCTGCGGGTGGCCAATATCTCGTCGATACCAAGAACCCAATAGTTACTGCGGCCGGTATCGGGCTAGTAGTTTCTCCCAACCCTACCACGAACCTGGTTTCAGTTGAACTGGCTGACGGCCTGGAGCTGATTTCCGCCAGCTTACTAAGCATGGGCGGGCAGGAACTTCAACGGACCACGGACACACTGTTCGAGGTGCATGACCTCCCGGCGGGGACCTACTTAGTGCGAGTAGTTACTGATCGTGGAGAAGCCACGGCGTCCTTTATCAAACGCTAG
- a CDS encoding ion transporter, translating to MKKLFFNERAMLTAIILNAVVIFALYFPELRNNDWLLLLDHAFLLFFVVELIVKLVVLKPKAYFAKGWNRFDFIVVVGSLPVLLEGFMSVPEGASLLILLRLFRLVRLIRFLRFIPNIGMIVSGLGRALKASVFVLIALVFLNLMLAIVTCHFYADIAPRYFGNPLVSAYSIFQMFTLEGWNDIPAAIVNNPNVPMSDTMIGMTRFYFVLIVLLGGIFGMSLANAVFIDEMMMDNNKALEDKVDRLIEEVRSLKKEG from the coding sequence ATGAAGAAGCTATTCTTTAATGAACGGGCCATGCTGACGGCCATCATCCTAAATGCGGTGGTGATCTTTGCGCTCTATTTTCCCGAGCTAAGGAACAACGATTGGCTGCTGCTCCTGGATCATGCCTTCCTCCTGTTCTTCGTAGTGGAGCTGATCGTTAAGTTAGTAGTGCTTAAACCCAAAGCATACTTCGCGAAAGGGTGGAACCGCTTTGACTTTATCGTCGTCGTTGGGAGCCTGCCGGTCTTACTGGAAGGCTTCATGAGCGTTCCCGAAGGTGCCAGTTTGCTGATTTTGCTCCGGCTCTTTCGCCTGGTCCGGCTGATCCGTTTCCTACGTTTCATCCCTAATATTGGGATGATTGTCTCCGGCTTAGGGAGGGCCCTGAAAGCCTCCGTATTTGTCCTGATTGCCTTGGTCTTCCTTAACCTGATGTTGGCCATCGTCACCTGCCACTTCTATGCGGACATCGCGCCCAGGTATTTCGGTAATCCGTTGGTGAGTGCCTACAGCATCTTCCAAATGTTTACCCTCGAAGGTTGGAACGACATCCCCGCCGCCATCGTGAACAACCCGAACGTGCCGATGTCGGACACCATGATCGGGATGACGCGCTTCTACTTCGTCCTGATTGTATTGCTGGGCGGCATCTTTGGGATGAGCCTGGCCAATGCCGTTTTCATCGATGAGATGATGATGGATAACAACAAGGCACTCGAAGACAAAGTAGACCGCCTGATCGAAGAGGTTCGCAGTTTGAAGAAGGAAGGGTAG
- the rlmH gene encoding 23S rRNA (pseudouridine(1915)-N(3))-methyltransferase RlmH encodes MKVQVYYVGKTSEKYLREGEAIYQKRLRHYLPISFDILPDIRNAGKLSSEALKEKEGELILSKVNNEDGLILLDEGGKRFTSVKFSAWIDRQLQMPYRRLIFVVGGAFGFSDAVYQRANGKLSLSDMTFSHQMIRLFFAEQLYRGMSILRGEKYHNE; translated from the coding sequence ATGAAGGTGCAGGTCTATTACGTCGGGAAAACCAGTGAAAAATACCTCCGGGAAGGGGAGGCGATCTACCAGAAAAGACTGCGCCATTACTTGCCCATCAGCTTCGATATTTTGCCCGATATCCGCAATGCGGGCAAGTTGTCTTCCGAGGCGCTAAAGGAAAAAGAGGGCGAGCTGATCCTCAGCAAAGTCAACAATGAAGACGGCTTGATCCTGCTCGACGAAGGCGGTAAACGCTTCACCAGCGTCAAGTTTTCGGCCTGGATCGACCGTCAATTACAGATGCCCTACCGCCGGCTGATCTTCGTGGTGGGTGGCGCTTTCGGCTTTTCTGACGCCGTCTACCAACGCGCCAACGGCAAACTTTCCCTGAGCGACATGACCTTCAGCCACCAGATGATTCGCCTGTTTTTCGCGGAGCAGTTGTACCGGGGGATGTCGATTCTGCGGGGGGAGAAGTACCATAATGAGTGA
- a CDS encoding RNA polymerase sigma factor: MTDKFRDDIQLAKACSTNDRTAQRALYERHRNALYRMALRYARDDAEAEDFVHDGLIHAFAKIGQYRGKGPLGGWLRRVVVNVILQELRKRPEITELDRSVEPGVEPEGFDEDAGAIPPATLHRYIKELPLGYRTVFSLYYLEDLTHEAIAKQLGISSGSSKSQLSKAKRKLRRTISTHHPHLQRQKK, encoded by the coding sequence ATGACGGACAAGTTCCGCGATGATATCCAGCTGGCGAAAGCCTGCTCTACCAATGATCGTACGGCCCAACGGGCGCTGTACGAACGCCACCGGAATGCCCTCTACCGAATGGCCCTCCGCTACGCGCGGGACGACGCCGAAGCGGAAGATTTCGTCCACGACGGGCTGATCCACGCATTTGCTAAGATTGGCCAGTACCGGGGGAAGGGTCCGCTCGGTGGGTGGCTGCGCCGGGTGGTGGTGAATGTGATCCTGCAGGAACTGCGCAAGCGCCCCGAGATCACGGAGTTGGATCGGTCCGTGGAACCAGGCGTTGAGCCGGAAGGATTCGACGAGGATGCCGGGGCCATCCCACCGGCAACGCTGCACCGGTACATCAAGGAACTTCCACTCGGATACCGTACGGTATTCAGCCTCTACTATTTAGAGGATCTGACCCACGAGGCGATTGCTAAACAGTTAGGCATCAGTAGCGGCTCCAGCAAGAGCCAGCTTTCTAAGGCCAAGCGTAAACTTCGCCGGACCATCTCTACCCACCACCCCCACCTTCAACGACAAAAAAAGTGA
- a CDS encoding DUF1800 family protein — MTKMNRRAFFRPLSKQGPAPVTAGVAAAVQAPVLSSTGLAPYTGPWTKQEAGHLLTRAMMGHSYAQLNEAVGLGIEGTLDTLLSDLDRPADPLITSRLDGGGAVGETWIDKPYAAGDNLMRSVVVRIRSLYTWLGKQMLTEGMSARQTMALFWHDHFAITGALDPKYNYRYLTTIYNHIFGDFRQLVKEMTIEPLMLTFLNGNQNTVAAPNENYARELLELFTLGKGPQVGEGDYTHYTEQDVVAMAKSLTGWTDYGYNSSTIGEIGSRFRAVRHDRQTVQLSHRFGNQTFASSGEDTYARLVDLILEQDEVARFMARNIYRWFVYYDITPEIEANVIEPMANIFRESNYQMKPMLRALLSSEHFFDVLSQGPMIKHPKDFVLTLLRGFEVKQDGNARALDSLYTAVSGFARDLGMTYFTPPNVAGWKAFYQEPLYYRAWINSATLPLRLNYARQFLRGLAQVQGFGALEISLLDIVRQFPDPGDVYAMIDEWALFIFPRPIPEAQREFLKETLLPGLPDTQWAVEWAELNANPNDDALAQALENKLIRMLVAMVEMPEYQLS; from the coding sequence ATGACGAAAATGAATCGCCGAGCCTTTTTTCGCCCCCTGAGTAAGCAGGGACCAGCACCAGTCACTGCCGGGGTGGCGGCCGCCGTGCAAGCACCCGTGCTCTCCTCAACCGGCTTAGCTCCCTACACCGGGCCGTGGACCAAGCAGGAAGCCGGCCACTTGCTGACCCGCGCCATGATGGGCCATTCCTACGCTCAACTCAACGAAGCGGTTGGTCTCGGTATTGAAGGAACGTTGGATACATTGCTTAGCGACCTCGACCGGCCGGCGGACCCACTCATCACGAGCCGCCTGGATGGAGGAGGCGCCGTCGGGGAAACCTGGATCGACAAACCCTACGCCGCGGGTGATAATTTAATGCGGTCCGTCGTCGTCCGCATCCGTAGCCTTTACACCTGGTTAGGAAAGCAAATGCTGACCGAGGGCATGAGTGCGCGGCAGACGATGGCGCTGTTTTGGCACGACCACTTCGCCATCACCGGTGCCTTGGACCCAAAGTACAATTACCGCTACCTCACGACCATTTACAACCACATCTTCGGAGACTTCCGCCAGTTGGTGAAGGAGATGACCATCGAACCACTGATGCTCACCTTCCTGAATGGTAATCAAAACACGGTCGCTGCCCCGAATGAGAATTACGCCCGTGAACTACTGGAACTCTTTACCCTCGGGAAAGGACCACAAGTAGGGGAGGGCGATTACACCCACTACACCGAGCAGGACGTAGTGGCAATGGCCAAAAGCCTGACGGGCTGGACGGATTATGGCTACAACTCATCCACGATCGGTGAAATCGGTTCCCGGTTCCGCGCTGTGCGCCACGATCGCCAAACGGTACAGTTGAGCCACCGCTTCGGCAATCAAACCTTCGCCAGCTCGGGAGAAGATACTTACGCCCGTTTGGTGGACCTCATTCTGGAGCAAGACGAGGTGGCTCGGTTCATGGCCCGCAATATCTACCGTTGGTTTGTGTACTACGACATCACCCCGGAGATCGAGGCCAACGTCATTGAGCCAATGGCAAATATCTTCCGGGAGAGTAACTACCAGATGAAGCCGATGCTCCGGGCCTTGCTGAGCAGCGAACACTTTTTCGACGTGCTGAGCCAGGGGCCCATGATCAAGCACCCAAAGGACTTTGTCCTGACTTTGCTGCGTGGCTTTGAAGTTAAGCAGGACGGGAATGCTCGAGCACTCGATTCTCTGTACACCGCCGTATCCGGTTTTGCCCGCGATCTAGGCATGACCTACTTCACGCCACCTAACGTAGCGGGGTGGAAGGCCTTCTACCAAGAGCCCCTTTACTACCGCGCTTGGATTAACTCCGCTACGCTGCCCCTGCGGTTGAACTACGCCCGCCAATTCCTCCGGGGGCTGGCCCAGGTCCAGGGGTTTGGCGCGCTGGAGATCAGTTTGCTCGATATCGTGAGGCAGTTCCCCGACCCGGGGGACGTCTACGCGATGATCGATGAATGGGCGCTCTTCATCTTCCCTCGCCCCATTCCGGAAGCGCAACGAGAATTCCTGAAAGAGACGCTGCTACCGGGCCTGCCGGATACCCAGTGGGCCGTCGAATGGGCCGAACTCAACGCGAACCCGAACGACGATGCCTTGGCCCAGGCGCTAGAAAATAAGCTGATCCGTATGCTCGTGGCTATGGTAGAGATGCCCGAGTACCAGCTTAGTTGA
- the prmA gene encoding 50S ribosomal protein L11 methyltransferase, with amino-acid sequence MYNQYTLTNSPDLHAILVALLGQAGFDSFQETDAGLLAFAPAAQHEKWVAALDEYAEQFSFSYTSSTLEQRNWNEEWESQFPPLEVGDRLFIRADFHDSNPAFPLELVITPKMAFGTGHHATTYMMCQLLFELDLKGKRVLDYGSGTGVLAILAAKLGATDIDAVDIEQPSAENTAENATRNGVELSRVVLGELKDVPAGLPYDIVLANINRNVILATARALYGRLAPEGTVLFSGILEKDEQLLLESLSAIGFQHRDTRKREDWRAFVFTKN; translated from the coding sequence TTGTACAATCAGTATACCCTCACGAATTCACCGGACCTCCACGCCATCCTCGTCGCCCTGCTGGGCCAAGCAGGTTTTGACAGTTTTCAGGAAACTGATGCCGGGCTGCTCGCTTTCGCCCCCGCGGCACAACACGAGAAGTGGGTTGCGGCGCTCGACGAATACGCGGAGCAGTTTAGCTTCAGCTACACCTCGAGCACGTTGGAACAACGCAACTGGAACGAGGAATGGGAAAGCCAATTTCCACCACTCGAGGTGGGTGATCGTCTCTTCATCCGTGCCGATTTTCACGACTCTAACCCAGCCTTTCCGCTGGAGCTCGTCATCACGCCCAAAATGGCTTTTGGCACAGGCCACCACGCGACGACCTACATGATGTGCCAGCTCCTTTTTGAACTCGACCTGAAGGGTAAACGAGTACTGGATTACGGTAGCGGCACCGGCGTGTTGGCCATCCTCGCCGCCAAGTTGGGCGCCACCGATATTGATGCAGTGGATATCGAGCAACCCTCCGCCGAAAACACCGCGGAGAACGCGACACGCAACGGCGTGGAACTCTCCCGGGTCGTCCTTGGCGAACTCAAAGACGTGCCCGCTGGACTGCCCTACGACATCGTGCTGGCAAACATCAACCGTAACGTAATACTGGCAACGGCGCGGGCGTTGTACGGGCGGCTGGCGCCGGAAGGCACGGTTCTCTTCAGCGGTATCCTCGAAAAGGACGAACAACTACTGCTGGAAAGCCTTTCAGCCATTGGCTTTCAACACCGGGATACACGTAAGCGTGAAGACTGGCGAGCCTTCGTTTTTACCAAGAACTGA
- a CDS encoding DUF1501 domain-containing protein, which translates to MLRRKFLQRAALLPLPILLSKYKLSALTQPFMAAAADPNSDRVLVLLQLNGGNDGLNTLIPLDQYDNLAAVRSNLLLPEASLLKVSDTNAFHPSMEGVRGMYDEGKVSIIQNVGYANQNRSHFRSTDIWNTGSSAETVLTTGWLGRHLDERFPDYPAAFPTNDQPDPFAIVMGTAVSETCQGSAGNFSIAIADVDNVGQLPTFTGSPDTTTPYGRELDWLRTTIEQSNEYAGGIQDAVGAGNTMATYPEDNEVATKLRDVARLISGGLGTKIYVVELGGFDTHANQAPEGNTTGGTHADLLRTISDAVAAFQDDLRQLGLEDRVLGMTYSEFGRRIRSNASQGTDHGDAAPLFLFGGCVSGGIVGDNPEIDRDVTINEGVAMQYDFRNVYGSVLMDWFGFEQSTVSDLLTDEFNYIPVLSACRTTSINNNSSLLRQTDLSVAPNPFGDGFTVSFVTGNERARITIFDQLGRQVRTVTDQAFNAGEHQLRVDLANLPSGPYYVHLTMAGGARSTKRVIKR; encoded by the coding sequence ATGCTACGCAGAAAATTTCTTCAGCGCGCTGCGCTCCTTCCGCTTCCCATCCTCCTGAGCAAGTACAAGCTATCCGCGCTTACCCAGCCGTTTATGGCCGCCGCGGCGGACCCCAATAGTGATCGAGTCCTGGTGCTCCTACAGCTCAACGGTGGAAACGACGGACTAAACACCCTCATCCCGCTGGATCAGTACGATAACCTGGCGGCCGTCCGTAGCAATTTGCTGCTGCCCGAGGCCAGCCTGCTTAAGGTGTCGGACACCAACGCCTTCCACCCCAGCATGGAAGGGGTGCGGGGGATGTACGATGAAGGTAAAGTCTCCATCATTCAAAACGTAGGCTACGCCAACCAGAACCGATCTCACTTCCGGTCTACGGATATCTGGAATACTGGTTCCTCAGCCGAAACCGTCCTGACTACCGGTTGGTTGGGCCGCCACCTTGATGAGCGCTTCCCCGATTACCCCGCCGCCTTCCCGACGAACGATCAGCCCGATCCCTTTGCCATCGTTATGGGAACGGCCGTCAGTGAAACCTGCCAGGGAAGCGCCGGCAACTTCAGTATCGCCATCGCCGACGTAGATAACGTCGGCCAATTACCCACCTTCACCGGCAGCCCGGATACTACTACACCCTACGGTCGGGAACTTGATTGGTTACGCACCACCATCGAGCAATCCAACGAGTACGCCGGAGGTATTCAGGATGCGGTAGGTGCCGGCAATACGATGGCCACCTACCCAGAAGACAATGAAGTTGCCACCAAATTGCGCGACGTTGCCCGGCTCATCTCGGGTGGGCTGGGCACCAAGATCTACGTCGTCGAACTGGGTGGATTCGATACCCATGCCAACCAGGCACCCGAAGGAAATACTACCGGCGGCACCCACGCTGACCTCCTCCGTACCATCTCCGATGCCGTGGCTGCCTTCCAGGATGACCTGCGCCAGCTCGGTTTAGAGGACCGCGTCCTGGGTATGACCTATTCCGAATTCGGCCGTCGCATCCGGTCCAACGCCAGCCAGGGAACCGACCACGGGGATGCAGCGCCCTTGTTCTTGTTTGGTGGGTGCGTATCCGGCGGCATTGTTGGGGACAACCCGGAAATTGACCGTGACGTCACCATCAATGAGGGGGTTGCGATGCAGTATGATTTCCGCAATGTCTACGGTTCCGTTCTGATGGATTGGTTCGGCTTCGAGCAGAGCACCGTCAGTGATTTGCTGACCGACGAGTTTAACTACATCCCCGTTCTCAGCGCCTGCCGTACCACCTCCATAAATAACAACTCCAGTCTTCTCCGCCAGACTGACTTATCGGTGGCGCCCAATCCTTTTGGCGATGGCTTCACCGTAAGTTTCGTTACCGGAAATGAGCGGGCCCGCATTACCATTTTCGACCAACTTGGCCGCCAGGTCCGTACCGTAACGGACCAAGCCTTTAACGCTGGTGAGCACCAGCTGCGGGTGGACTTGGCCAATCTGCCTTCCGGACCTTACTACGTCCACCTCACCATGGCGGGAGGGGCGCGGAGTACGAAACGGGTCATCAAGCGATAA